Proteins from one Corynebacterium testudinoris genomic window:
- a CDS encoding enoyl-CoA hydratase/isomerase family protein: MTFPEFSALTVSESDDRLLVQLTRPEVRNAIDEQMVSELHTICSYLEHNPKILLITGCEAKGKGIFASGADIGQLRERRRDDALRGVNNTIFQRIAQLPSPVIAAVDGYALGGGLELALAADFRIATPDATFGQPEASLGIIAAAGGLWRLKELVGVAVAKEILLAGRLVSGREALDLHLVTELHSPADLLDAAQSLADRIAALDPLAVRLSKQVMAMPTAAHPAVDNIAQAILFESDAKFDRMQAFLDRKKK, from the coding sequence ATGACATTCCCGGAGTTTAGTGCCCTGACCGTCTCCGAGTCGGACGATCGGCTCCTGGTCCAGCTCACCCGCCCCGAGGTCCGCAACGCGATTGATGAGCAGATGGTCAGCGAGCTCCACACCATCTGCTCCTACTTGGAGCACAACCCCAAGATCCTCCTCATCACTGGGTGTGAGGCCAAGGGCAAGGGCATCTTCGCTTCGGGCGCTGATATTGGTCAGCTGCGCGAACGCCGCCGCGACGATGCCCTCCGCGGGGTCAACAACACCATTTTTCAGCGCATCGCGCAGTTGCCGTCCCCGGTCATCGCCGCCGTCGATGGTTATGCGCTGGGCGGTGGCCTGGAACTGGCCCTGGCCGCCGACTTCCGAATCGCCACCCCGGACGCCACGTTTGGTCAGCCGGAAGCCAGCCTGGGAATCATTGCCGCAGCGGGTGGGCTCTGGCGGCTCAAGGAGCTCGTCGGCGTGGCCGTCGCTAAGGAAATCCTCCTGGCCGGCCGCCTGGTGTCCGGACGCGAGGCCCTCGATCTCCACCTGGTCACCGAGCTGCACTCTCCCGCCGACCTCCTCGACGCCGCGCAGAGCCTAGCCGATCGCATCGCCGCCCTCGATCCGCTCGCCGTGCGCCTGAGCAAGCAGGTAATGGCGATGCCGACGGCCGCTCACCCGGCGGTGGACAACATTGCCCAGGCCATCCTCTTCGAATCGGACGCGAAGTTCGATCGCATGCAGGCGTTCCTTGACCGAAAGAAGAAATAG
- the paaB gene encoding 1,2-phenylacetyl-CoA epoxidase subunit PaaB, whose product MSEQQTWPMWEVFVRSSRGLSHVHAGSLHAPDATMALRNARDLYTRRNEGTSVWVVPSEAVTSSDPDSKGGYFESASGKNYRHATYYDKSEGVPHL is encoded by the coding sequence ATGTCCGAACAGCAGACGTGGCCCATGTGGGAGGTCTTCGTCCGATCCTCCCGTGGCCTGTCCCACGTCCACGCCGGTTCCTTGCACGCGCCCGACGCCACCATGGCCCTGCGCAATGCCCGTGACCTCTACACCCGCCGCAATGAGGGCACCTCCGTGTGGGTCGTCCCCTCCGAGGCCGTGACCTCCTCTGATCCCGATTCCAAGGGCGGCTACTTCGAATCAGCCTCCGGCAAGAACTACCGCCACGCCACCTATTACGACAAGTCGGAAGGGGTGCCGCACCTGTGA
- the paaE gene encoding 1,2-phenylacetyl-CoA epoxidase subunit PaaE, giving the protein MSATASAPESTKQRAKFQPLEVSEVRRLTDNAVEVSFAVPEELRADYDYVPGQYVALRATIDGQEVRRSYSICDIPQSGIIRVAIKRDLGGVFSTWANDELQPGTVIEVMNPQGAFTSRVHVTSLNDAQALLKEELADVGGAPHLVAIAAGSGITPIMSIAQALLSGSPTATFELVYANKGGSDVMFAEELGDLKDKYPTRFAVHHVLSREQRVNPLFSGRIDDEKLKILLDKVILTEDTREWFLCGPFEMVQLVRDELAARGVDNENIRFELFSTGKPSDGPQQGNTGRPVIVDPSGKNITISFQLDGLSGSIESPASANETVLNAALRARPDVPFACAGGVCGTCRAKVVEGEFTMDENYALEPDEVARGYVLTCQTRPTGESITVDYDA; this is encoded by the coding sequence ATGTCTGCAACCGCGTCTGCTCCCGAATCCACCAAGCAGAGGGCAAAGTTCCAACCCCTCGAAGTCTCCGAAGTCCGCCGGCTGACCGACAACGCCGTCGAGGTCAGCTTCGCGGTGCCGGAAGAACTGCGCGCGGACTACGACTATGTTCCCGGCCAGTACGTTGCCCTCCGCGCCACGATCGACGGCCAGGAAGTTCGTCGTTCCTACTCCATCTGCGATATCCCCCAATCCGGCATCATCCGCGTCGCCATCAAGCGCGACCTCGGCGGGGTGTTCTCCACCTGGGCCAACGATGAGCTGCAGCCGGGCACCGTCATCGAGGTGATGAACCCACAGGGGGCGTTCACTTCCCGGGTGCACGTCACCTCCCTCAACGATGCTCAGGCCCTGCTCAAAGAAGAGCTTGCCGACGTCGGCGGTGCTCCCCATCTCGTCGCCATCGCCGCCGGGTCCGGCATCACCCCCATCATGTCCATCGCGCAGGCGCTCCTCTCCGGCTCCCCCACCGCAACGTTCGAGCTGGTCTACGCCAACAAGGGTGGCAGCGACGTCATGTTTGCGGAAGAGCTGGGCGATCTCAAGGACAAGTACCCCACCCGCTTCGCCGTCCACCACGTCCTCTCTCGCGAGCAGCGCGTCAACCCGCTGTTCTCGGGGCGTATTGATGACGAGAAGTTGAAGATCCTCCTGGACAAGGTCATCCTCACGGAAGACACCCGCGAGTGGTTCCTGTGCGGCCCCTTCGAGATGGTCCAGCTCGTCCGCGACGAGCTTGCTGCGCGCGGCGTGGACAACGAGAACATTCGTTTCGAGCTCTTCTCCACCGGCAAACCCTCCGACGGCCCGCAACAGGGCAATACCGGCCGGCCCGTCATTGTCGACCCTTCGGGCAAGAACATCACCATTTCCTTCCAGCTCGATGGCCTCTCCGGCAGCATCGAATCCCCCGCATCCGCCAACGAAACGGTCCTCAACGCCGCCCTCCGCGCCCGCCCCGACGTGCCTTTCGCCTGCGCTGGCGGCGTCTGCGGCACCTGCCGCGCCAAGGTCGTCGAAGGTGAGTTCACGATGGATGAGAACTACGCGCTGGAGCCCGACGAGGTCGCCCGCGGCTACGTCCTCACCTGCCAGACCCGCCCGACGGGCGAGTCCATCACCGTCGACTACGACGCCTAA
- the paaI gene encoding hydroxyphenylacetyl-CoA thioesterase PaaI, giving the protein MSPILAPGVATDPQLEHVRTMFETDLASQGIGMTITHLGLGEARGTFTIRPDMCNGHHTAQGGYLFIFADSLFAGACNSHGEVAVAAQVGIHYLAPAFEGDVVEGHAVERRTWGRNGITDVTLTVNGKVIAEFRGTSRTIPRR; this is encoded by the coding sequence ATGAGCCCCATCCTCGCCCCCGGCGTTGCTACCGATCCCCAGCTGGAGCACGTGCGCACCATGTTCGAGACCGACCTCGCCTCCCAAGGCATCGGCATGACCATCACCCACCTCGGCCTCGGCGAAGCGCGTGGCACCTTCACCATTCGCCCCGACATGTGCAACGGCCACCACACCGCGCAGGGTGGATACCTGTTCATCTTCGCCGACTCGCTTTTTGCCGGGGCCTGTAATTCCCACGGCGAGGTCGCCGTCGCCGCCCAGGTGGGCATCCACTACCTCGCGCCAGCCTTCGAGGGGGATGTTGTCGAAGGTCATGCGGTGGAGAGGCGGACCTGGGGCCGCAACGGCATCACCGACGTCACACTCACCGTCAACGGAAAAGTCATTGCCGAGTTTCGGGGGACGTCCCGCACCATCCCCCGGCGCTAG
- a CDS encoding TetR/AcrR family transcriptional regulator: protein MSSQTARDQLLDAAEELFYERGYQAVGMDALRAASGLPLKRIYSLFAGKDAIAVAMLDRRDERWRASLAQRVAQETQPKGQVLAIFDWLSDWLAGEGHRGCAWINAFGELGGTSLDVAESVRRHKIRLRNYVNDVVAGTGAPQATADAIFLLIEGCMVTAGISGNADAAEQAKAAADRLLAANN from the coding sequence ATGTCGTCTCAAACGGCTCGTGATCAACTGCTTGACGCAGCTGAAGAGCTCTTCTACGAACGCGGGTATCAAGCCGTCGGGATGGATGCCCTCCGCGCTGCATCCGGTCTGCCTCTCAAGCGCATCTACTCACTGTTCGCAGGCAAGGATGCGATCGCGGTGGCGATGCTCGATCGTCGTGATGAACGATGGCGCGCCTCGTTAGCACAGCGGGTTGCCCAAGAAACGCAGCCAAAGGGTCAGGTGCTGGCGATATTCGATTGGCTCTCAGACTGGCTCGCGGGCGAAGGTCACCGCGGATGCGCCTGGATCAACGCATTCGGTGAACTCGGCGGGACTTCTCTCGACGTCGCAGAGTCGGTGCGTCGACACAAGATACGCCTGCGCAACTATGTGAACGACGTCGTAGCCGGAACGGGTGCGCCGCAAGCTACAGCAGATGCGATCTTCCTCCTGATAGAAGGATGCATGGTCACCGCGGGTATCTCGGGGAATGCCGACGCCGCTGAGCAAGCGAAGGCGGCAGCCGATCGGCTACTGGCCGCCAACAACTAG
- a CDS encoding 3-hydroxyacyl-CoA dehydrogenase family protein: MSIPKQVGVLGGGRMGAGIAHSFLAAGASVTVVDVNDAAVTAARERIAQDVAGSFARGAEGSPEEWMDRLTVTTDPAAFAHHPLIIEAVPESIELKISSFRTIAEHSPAAAIATNTSSLSVTDLAGIVDNDVIGLHFFNPVPASKLVEIVVADSTPPSLVKDAKVWVEGLGKTPIVVKDSPGFASSRLGVAIAIEAIRMVEEGVASAEDIDQAMVLGYKFPVGPLALTDIVGLDVRLGIAEYLESSLGPRFAPPQLMRDMVARGELGRKSGKGFYDYR, from the coding sequence ATGAGTATCCCCAAGCAAGTTGGCGTCCTCGGTGGCGGCCGCATGGGCGCAGGAATCGCCCATTCTTTCCTCGCCGCCGGTGCTTCCGTCACGGTCGTTGATGTCAATGACGCCGCCGTCACCGCCGCCCGCGAACGCATCGCCCAGGACGTCGCCGGTTCCTTTGCCCGGGGTGCGGAGGGTTCCCCCGAGGAGTGGATGGACCGGCTCACTGTGACCACCGACCCGGCGGCCTTTGCCCATCACCCGCTGATCATCGAAGCCGTGCCGGAGTCCATCGAGCTGAAGATTAGTTCTTTCCGGACGATCGCCGAACACTCCCCCGCCGCGGCCATCGCCACCAATACGTCGTCGCTGTCGGTCACCGACTTAGCGGGCATCGTGGACAATGACGTCATTGGGCTGCATTTTTTCAACCCGGTGCCCGCTTCGAAGCTCGTGGAAATCGTCGTCGCTGACTCCACCCCGCCCTCCCTGGTCAAGGATGCGAAGGTCTGGGTGGAGGGCCTGGGCAAGACGCCGATCGTGGTCAAGGACTCCCCCGGTTTCGCCTCATCCCGCCTGGGTGTAGCCATCGCCATCGAGGCGATCCGCATGGTTGAGGAGGGCGTGGCCAGCGCCGAGGACATCGACCAGGCCATGGTCCTGGGCTACAAGTTCCCGGTTGGTCCGCTCGCGCTCACCGATATCGTCGGCCTCGACGTGCGTTTGGGGATCGCGGAGTACCTCGAGTCGTCCTTAGGCCCCCGCTTCGCCCCGCCGCAGCTCATGCGCGATATGGTCGCCCGCGGTGAGCTCGGCCGCAAGTCCGGCAAGGGCTTCTACGACTACCGCTAG
- a CDS encoding enoyl-CoA hydratase/isomerase family protein yields the protein MIDLIVDGSTAEVVLNNPRALNSLTEADLQELSQAYTEAAQRNVRSLLLRGEGKAFSAGRNIRGLNPADDDATDYLANKVTPVLKQMSTFPAPTFTAVHGVCLGVGLGLVIASDIAYVAEDATFGSPFANLGATLDSGGHALFVERLGAHRAMDLIVTGDMISGREAVDAGLFSRALPADELLDFAREKAARAAEGATLAFLASRTLVHDIRDQRLGLWESVDEENLAQGRLCSSADYAEGFAAFNDKRRPTFHGR from the coding sequence ATGATCGATCTCATCGTCGACGGATCCACCGCAGAGGTGGTGCTCAACAACCCGCGGGCGCTCAATTCCCTCACGGAAGCTGACCTGCAGGAGCTTTCCCAGGCCTACACCGAGGCCGCCCAACGCAACGTTCGTTCCCTCCTGCTGCGCGGCGAGGGCAAAGCATTTAGCGCGGGCCGTAATATTCGCGGACTCAACCCGGCCGACGATGACGCCACGGACTACCTCGCCAACAAGGTCACTCCCGTGCTCAAGCAGATGAGCACCTTCCCCGCCCCGACCTTCACGGCTGTCCACGGGGTCTGCCTCGGTGTCGGCCTGGGCCTGGTCATCGCCAGTGACATTGCCTACGTCGCCGAGGATGCCACCTTCGGTTCCCCCTTCGCCAACCTCGGCGCCACCCTCGACTCCGGCGGGCACGCCCTGTTCGTGGAACGCCTGGGAGCCCACCGCGCCATGGATCTCATCGTCACCGGCGATATGATCTCCGGCCGCGAGGCGGTGGACGCTGGATTGTTCTCCCGCGCGCTCCCCGCCGATGAGCTCCTTGACTTCGCCCGCGAGAAGGCGGCCCGCGCAGCCGAGGGCGCCACCTTAGCTTTCCTGGCCAGCCGCACACTCGTCCACGACATCCGCGATCAGCGCCTCGGACTGTGGGAATCGGTCGACGAGGAAAACCTCGCGCAGGGCCGACTATGTTCCTCCGCCGACTACGCGGAGGGTTTCGCTGCCTTCAACGACAAACGTCGCCCCACCTTCCACGGCCGTTAA
- the paaA gene encoding 1,2-phenylacetyl-CoA epoxidase subunit PaaA, protein MTTSTGQEAFERIIAEDSRIEPTDWMPDAYRKTLTRQISQHAHSEIIGMQPEANWISRAPSLKRKAILIAKVQDEAGHGLYLYSGAETLGTGRDELVDQLLTGRAKYSSIFNYPARTWADIGAIGWLVDGAAICNQVPLCRASYAPYGRAMVRICKEESFHQRQGWEILYELAHGTEAQKQMAQESINRFYGPALQMFGPPDEDSPNSQQSMEWKIKRFSNDELRQRFVDMIVPQVEALGLTFDDPDLTWNEERGHYDYGELDWSEFKAVIRGEGPCNVQRMQRRRQAHNDGAWVLEAAAAYAEKTARATDSHLIA, encoded by the coding sequence GTGACTACCAGCACAGGCCAGGAGGCTTTCGAGCGGATCATCGCCGAGGACTCCCGCATCGAACCCACCGACTGGATGCCCGACGCCTACCGCAAGACCCTCACCCGCCAGATCTCCCAGCACGCACACTCAGAGATCATCGGGATGCAGCCGGAGGCCAACTGGATCTCCCGCGCGCCTTCCCTCAAGCGCAAAGCCATCCTCATCGCCAAAGTCCAAGACGAAGCCGGCCACGGCCTCTACCTCTACTCCGGCGCCGAGACCCTGGGCACCGGCCGTGATGAACTCGTAGACCAGCTGCTCACCGGCCGCGCCAAATACTCCTCGATCTTCAACTACCCGGCGCGCACGTGGGCCGACATCGGGGCCATCGGCTGGCTGGTCGACGGCGCCGCCATCTGCAACCAGGTCCCTCTCTGCCGCGCGTCCTACGCCCCCTACGGTCGCGCGATGGTCCGCATCTGCAAGGAAGAGTCCTTCCACCAGCGCCAAGGCTGGGAAATCCTCTACGAACTCGCCCACGGCACCGAGGCACAAAAACAGATGGCGCAGGAATCCATCAACCGCTTCTACGGCCCCGCCCTGCAAATGTTCGGCCCGCCCGACGAGGATTCGCCCAACTCACAGCAGTCCATGGAGTGGAAGATTAAGCGCTTCTCCAATGATGAGCTGCGCCAACGCTTCGTCGACATGATCGTCCCCCAGGTCGAAGCCCTCGGCCTCACCTTCGATGACCCGGACCTCACATGGAACGAGGAACGCGGCCACTACGACTACGGCGAGCTGGACTGGAGCGAGTTCAAAGCCGTCATCCGCGGCGAGGGACCATGCAACGTGCAGCGGATGCAGCGGCGTCGACAAGCACACAACGACGGCGCCTGGGTGCTGGAGGCCGCCGCGGCCTACGCCGAGAAGACCGCCCGCGCCACCGACTCCCACCTCATCGCCTAG
- a CDS encoding thiolase family protein, with product MSTDAFLVSGRRTPVGRYGGALSSVRPDDLAALTIRAVIEDAGIDPSAVDEVILGNANGAGEENRNVARMAWLLAGYPDSVPGITVNRLCASGMSAIALATAMVNSGQADVVVAGGVESMSRAPWVVEKPRSGFAKPGETFDTSIGWRFINPKFASQEKTTFSMPETAEEVARVCTISREDADAFAAQSQARALAAIEAGYFVPEIVPVEITDRKGNTTLIDTDEGPRPGTTPEVLAALRPVVEGGKVVTAGNSSSLNDGASAILVVSQRAVERYGLTPRARVVANANAGLAPEVMGLGPIPATRRVLEKAGWNIGSVDAIELNEAFATQSLACIRELELDENKVNAWGGAIALGHPLGSSGSRITITLLNRLEHEGSQRGIATMCIGVGQGAAIAIERV from the coding sequence GTGAGCACTGACGCCTTTCTCGTTTCCGGCCGCCGGACCCCCGTCGGCCGCTACGGCGGAGCTCTCTCCTCTGTCCGTCCGGATGACCTCGCTGCCCTCACCATCCGCGCGGTCATCGAGGACGCCGGCATCGACCCGTCGGCGGTCGACGAGGTGATCCTCGGCAACGCCAACGGTGCCGGCGAGGAGAATCGTAACGTCGCCCGCATGGCGTGGTTGCTGGCTGGCTACCCGGATTCCGTCCCCGGTATCACCGTCAATCGCCTGTGCGCCTCCGGGATGTCGGCGATTGCCCTGGCCACGGCGATGGTGAATTCGGGGCAGGCGGACGTCGTTGTCGCCGGCGGGGTGGAGTCGATGTCGCGGGCTCCGTGGGTCGTCGAAAAGCCGCGCAGCGGGTTTGCCAAGCCTGGCGAGACCTTCGATACCTCCATCGGCTGGCGTTTTATCAACCCGAAGTTCGCAAGCCAGGAGAAGACGACGTTTTCCATGCCGGAGACGGCTGAGGAGGTCGCGCGGGTGTGCACCATTTCGCGGGAGGATGCCGACGCTTTCGCCGCCCAGTCCCAGGCTCGCGCCCTCGCCGCCATCGAGGCCGGCTACTTTGTCCCCGAGATCGTCCCCGTTGAGATCACCGATCGCAAGGGCAACACCACGCTCATCGACACCGATGAGGGGCCGCGCCCCGGCACCACGCCGGAGGTCCTGGCCGCGTTGCGCCCGGTGGTCGAGGGGGGCAAGGTCGTCACGGCTGGCAATTCTTCATCGCTTAACGACGGCGCCTCCGCCATCCTCGTCGTCAGCCAGCGCGCCGTCGAGCGTTACGGCCTCACACCCCGCGCCCGGGTCGTCGCGAATGCCAACGCGGGCCTGGCCCCGGAGGTCATGGGTCTGGGTCCGATCCCTGCCACACGCCGCGTCCTAGAGAAAGCCGGGTGGAACATCGGCAGCGTCGATGCCATCGAGCTCAACGAGGCTTTTGCCACCCAGTCGCTGGCATGTATCCGCGAGCTAGAACTCGATGAGAACAAAGTCAACGCCTGGGGCGGGGCCATCGCGCTGGGCCATCCCCTCGGCTCGTCGGGGTCCCGGATCACCATCACCCTGCTCAACCGCCTGGAGCACGAGGGCAGCCAGCGCGGCATCGCCACGATGTGCATCGGCGTCGGCCAGGGTGCCGCCATCGCAATTGAGAGGGTCTAA
- the paaD gene encoding 1,2-phenylacetyl-CoA epoxidase subunit PaaD, protein MSTHPLRPTDPADARVWDTAAAVPDPEIPVISIADLGILRRAAIIDGQAVVTITPTYSGCPAMDYISREVSEALAAAGYEDAVVDLVLQPAWSTDWITEQGRDQLREYGIAPPQHHTSPVAPGPIPLTLAPPTPVPCPRCRSTRTKKLAQFGSTSCKALYSCQDCLEPFDYFKVH, encoded by the coding sequence ATGTCTACCCACCCCCTGCGCCCCACCGACCCCGCGGATGCCCGGGTCTGGGATACCGCCGCAGCCGTCCCCGATCCGGAGATTCCCGTCATCTCCATCGCTGACCTGGGCATTCTGCGCCGCGCCGCCATCATTGATGGCCAGGCCGTTGTCACCATCACCCCGACCTACTCCGGGTGTCCGGCCATGGACTACATCAGCCGAGAAGTCTCGGAAGCCCTCGCCGCCGCCGGCTACGAGGACGCGGTGGTGGACCTCGTGCTGCAACCCGCCTGGAGCACCGATTGGATCACCGAACAGGGGCGTGACCAGCTCCGCGAGTACGGCATCGCCCCTCCCCAGCACCACACCTCCCCCGTCGCCCCAGGCCCCATCCCCTTAACGCTGGCGCCCCCCACCCCGGTTCCGTGCCCCCGCTGCCGCTCGACCCGGACTAAGAAACTCGCCCAATTCGGCTCCACCTCCTGCAAAGCGCTCTATAGCTGCCAGGACTGCCTCGAACCCTTCGACTACTTCAAGGTGCACTGA
- a CDS encoding PaaI family thioesterase yields MEPWTIELGELDKKMGVTVVEQSPEKVVATMPIDGNRQSLGLLHGGAMVAIAEAVGSWAAVIHASTMGKVAVGVDINATHHASGREGMVTATATAIRLGRTLTSHEVTITDDAGRRLCTARITNAIVDKH; encoded by the coding sequence ATGGAACCGTGGACCATTGAACTGGGAGAACTCGATAAGAAGATGGGTGTCACCGTCGTCGAGCAATCCCCCGAGAAAGTGGTGGCCACCATGCCTATCGACGGAAACCGCCAGTCACTCGGGCTCCTCCACGGCGGGGCGATGGTCGCGATCGCGGAGGCCGTCGGATCCTGGGCCGCGGTCATCCACGCCTCGACCATGGGCAAGGTGGCCGTCGGGGTGGATATCAACGCCACCCACCACGCCTCCGGCCGGGAGGGGATGGTGACGGCCACCGCCACGGCTATCCGCCTGGGCAGGACGCTGACCAGCCACGAGGTGACCATCACGGACGACGCAGGGCGGCGGCTGTGTACGGCACGGATTACCAACGCGATCGTCGATAAGCATTAG
- a CDS encoding HPP family protein produces MTSDVKPIFASRAPARPAISTLLVATLTSTAALTALVALGALSGHLLLIPPMAASMALIAGAPSLPLAQPRHVIGGQVISAIVGVTVGLASHSLWAAAIAGGFALGAMLLTRTSHSPAAATAVIGAMLTQGHISFVICAGLGAGVLVLFGLLRSTLKRVAYPAYWW; encoded by the coding sequence GTGACATCAGATGTGAAGCCGATCTTTGCCAGCAGAGCACCCGCACGCCCAGCAATTTCCACCCTGCTGGTGGCGACACTCACCTCGACGGCAGCGCTGACTGCACTTGTCGCCCTCGGAGCCCTATCGGGACACTTGCTGCTCATCCCACCCATGGCTGCGAGCATGGCCCTGATCGCCGGTGCGCCGTCATTGCCGTTGGCACAGCCCCGTCACGTAATCGGAGGTCAGGTAATCTCGGCCATCGTTGGTGTCACGGTCGGGCTGGCGAGCCACTCACTTTGGGCTGCCGCCATCGCCGGAGGCTTCGCGCTTGGCGCAATGCTGCTGACGCGCACGTCGCATTCACCAGCAGCAGCCACCGCTGTAATCGGAGCAATGCTGACACAGGGGCACATCTCATTCGTGATCTGCGCTGGTCTCGGGGCTGGAGTGCTCGTACTGTTCGGACTGCTTCGTTCCACACTGAAACGTGTGGCCTATCCGGCGTATTGGTGGTAA
- the paaC gene encoding 1,2-phenylacetyl-CoA epoxidase subunit PaaC, protein MNNFASVDSATRQTQGESLTAEDVQHSGAAASPDVAAYATMLADDALILGQRLSWWVSRAPEMEEDIALANIALDLIGHARFLYSYAGTASNQTEDNLAYFRDEEEFRSARLMEQENGDFGQTIARQLIASYYMYGLYSALLDSTDPTIAAIAAKAIKEVEYHVDHASQWVLRLSLGTDYSKERIEEGLFYMWPYIAELFEDLPLHTTLAEQGIAVAPSSLKAQFDERIAHLLTMAELEIPATPQAMSGHRTGCFSEHRGYILLEMQSLARQHPGATW, encoded by the coding sequence GTGAATAACTTCGCCTCCGTCGACTCCGCCACCCGCCAAACCCAGGGCGAATCGCTCACCGCCGAGGACGTCCAGCACTCCGGTGCCGCAGCCTCCCCGGATGTCGCGGCGTACGCCACGATGCTTGCCGACGACGCCCTCATCCTCGGCCAGCGCCTCAGCTGGTGGGTCTCCCGCGCCCCGGAGATGGAAGAAGACATCGCGCTGGCCAACATCGCGCTCGACCTCATCGGCCACGCTCGTTTCCTTTATTCTTACGCCGGCACAGCCTCGAACCAGACCGAAGACAACCTCGCCTACTTCCGCGATGAGGAAGAGTTCCGCTCCGCCCGCCTCATGGAGCAGGAGAACGGCGACTTCGGCCAGACCATTGCCCGCCAGCTCATCGCCTCCTATTACATGTACGGCCTGTACTCGGCCCTGCTCGACTCCACCGATCCCACCATTGCCGCCATCGCCGCGAAAGCGATCAAGGAAGTCGAGTACCACGTCGACCACGCGAGCCAATGGGTCCTGCGCCTGAGCCTGGGCACCGACTATTCCAAGGAGAGGATCGAGGAAGGCCTGTTCTACATGTGGCCCTACATCGCGGAGCTATTCGAGGACCTGCCCCTTCACACCACCCTCGCCGAGCAGGGTATTGCCGTTGCGCCCTCGAGCCTCAAGGCGCAATTCGACGAGCGCATCGCTCACCTTCTCACCATGGCCGAGCTCGAGATCCCTGCCACCCCGCAGGCGATGTCTGGCCACCGCACCGGCTGCTTCTCCGAGCACCGCGGCTACATCCTCCTCGAAATGCAGTCCCTCGCCCGCCAACATCCCGGCGCGACCTGGTGA